TTTATCGCTCATAACTTATCTGTAATTGAACATATTTCAGATGATGTTGTGGTAATGTATTTAGGAAAAATTGCTGAATACACGTCTTCTGAAAATTTATATAATACCCCAATACATCCCTATACAAAAGCTTTAATATCTAGCATTCCAAAAAATAATGTTTTCTCTAAAAGAGAACATCAAGTTATTCAAGGTGATATACCAAGCCCTATCAATCCACCATCAGGCTGTCGGTTTCATACACGCTGCCCCTTTGCTAAAGATATTTGCATTAAAAAAATCCCAGAATTAAAAAATCATGGTAACGAGAAAAATTTACATTTGGTAGCATGTCATTTCGCGTCAGAAATAAAAAATAAACAACTAATTTAAAACCAATCTTAAAATTAATAAAAATTTTATATTGTATTATTTTCTTTACATTAAATTAAAATTGATTCAATATTAACAAACTAAAATTAAGTTGGAGGAACAGTTATGCGGCAAGAACGAAAATCACTTGGACTTATTAACTATCACTCAATTCAATATTTTACTAGAGATCTTAGAACTTGTGTAAATTGGCATATTAATAAATTTGGCTTTGATGAAATTGCTAAAAGTTCACCAGAACTCGAAAAAAAACACGGAATGCGTTCTGTAGTTTTGCGTGGACCTGGACAAATTGGTTGGATTATTTCAGAGCCAATTGAAAGAGGTTCTACAGCTGGAAGATATTTAAATAAACATCCAGATGGAATTGCATTTTTAAATTTTCGCGTTAAAAGTATAAAAAAAACTACTGAGTTTTTAGTTGATAAAAAAGCGTCAATTCTTTATGATATAGAAAATCATAAATCAAAAAATAATGGAACCTGGAAAGAAATTGCTATAGCAACTGCGGTTGATGATGTTAATTTTCGTTTTATTGAAGAAAAAAAATATGACTGTTTTGCGCCTGGTTATATTTGGACAAACGAATCGGCTAGAAACAACTCAAATTATTTAGGTCTTGATCTTGGAATAGATCATGTTACTTATAATTCAAGATCTATGCATGCACTTACTGAATTTTTTAGATATTGCCTTGGCTTTAAAAATTATTGGGGAATAGAGTTTCATACAGCGCATCATAATCCAGAATTGGGGACAGGCTCTGGCCTTGAAAGTATTGTGATGTGGGATAAAGAAAGCGGAATTAAATTTGCAACAAACCAACCATTATCACCTTTTTTTAATAACTCTCAAATTCAAATTTATATAGAAGATAATCATGGTTCTGGGATTCAACACATTGCTTTGGGAACAAAAAATATTATAAATTGTGTTGAAAAACTTAAACATAAAGGTATATCTTTTTTAGAACCATCTAATAAATACTTTGAGCAATTACCAGTAAGAATGAAAAAAATGAAATTACTAAAAATTAAAGAATCGTTTAGTGATATTCAAAAAAATAATATCTTGCTAGACGGATCGAATGGTAAATATTTATTGCAAATTTTTATGAAAGAGCAATGTGTGCAATTTGGAAAAAAAGATTCTGGACCTTTTTTTTATGAAATTATTCAAAGAGCGGGAGATGAAAGTTTTGGTGAAGGTAATTTTAAAGCACTATTTGATAGTATAGAAAAACAACAAATTGCTGATCACAGGCAAGAAATGCGTGATAGATTGGATTCTTTATGTTAAGTTATTAGTGGATAATTTGTATATCCATCTACTCCTCCTCGATAGAATGTTGCAGGATCTGGTTTATTTAAATCTAAATCATTTTCTATTCTTAAAACTAAGTCTGGATTTGCAATATAGTCTTTTCCAAATGCAACAGCATCAATATCATTTCTTTGTAATGCGATATTTGCTGTTTGTTTAGTAAATTTTTCATTTCCAATATATGTTCCTTTAAAAATTTTTTTAAGTTTTGATCCTATACTATCTGGTCCTTCATATTCTCGAGCACAAATAAATGCAATTTTCCTTTTACCCAACTCTTCTGCAACATAACTAAATGTAGCTTCACGATTAGAATCACCCATTGAGTGTAAATCACACCTTGGTGCAAGATGCATCCCAACCCTACTAGCACCCCAAACATCAATGACAGCATCGGTGACTTCTAGCAAAAAACGGGCTCGATTTTGAATAGAACCTCCGTATTCATCACTTCTTTTATTAGAACAATCCTGCAGAAATTGGTCTACAAGATACCCATTTGCACCATGAATTTCAACGCCATCAAACCCCGCTAATTTTGCATTTTCTGCCGCTTTTTTATAGTTTTGAGTAATGATTTTAATTTCACTAAGATCAAGGGCTCGGGGCACAACAAAACGCTCCTTTGGTTGTAAAAGATTGACATATCCATTTGGCGCAATT
This region of Spirobacillus cienkowskii genomic DNA includes:
- a CDS encoding 4-hydroxyphenylpyruvate dioxygenase family protein, with product MRQERKSLGLINYHSIQYFTRDLRTCVNWHINKFGFDEIAKSSPELEKKHGMRSVVLRGPGQIGWIISEPIERGSTAGRYLNKHPDGIAFLNFRVKSIKKTTEFLVDKKASILYDIENHKSKNNGTWKEIAIATAVDDVNFRFIEEKKYDCFAPGYIWTNESARNNSNYLGLDLGIDHVTYNSRSMHALTEFFRYCLGFKNYWGIEFHTAHHNPELGTGSGLESIVMWDKESGIKFATNQPLSPFFNNSQIQIYIEDNHGSGIQHIALGTKNIINCVEKLKHKGISFLEPSNKYFEQLPVRMKKMKLLKIKESFSDIQKNNILLDGSNGKYLLQIFMKEQCVQFGKKDSGPFFYEIIQRAGDESFGEGNFKALFDSIEKQQIADHRQEMRDRLDSLC
- a CDS encoding alkene reductase, coding for MLDILQPIQMGELKLKNRIFMAPLTRCRASGVDGRTPNELMVEYYTQRATAGLIITEATNIDPMGVGYANTPGIWLTEHIEGWKKITKSVHDREGKIFMQLWHVGRISHPLFLNGNLPVAPSAIAPNGYVNLLQPKERFVVPRALDLSEIKIITQNYKKAAENAKLAGFDGVEIHGANGYLVDQFLQDCSNKRSDEYGGSIQNRARFLLEVTDAVIDVWGASRVGMHLAPRCDLHSMGDSNREATFSYVAEELGKRKIAFICAREYEGPDSIGSKLKKIFKGTYIGNEKFTKQTANIALQRNDIDAVAFGKDYIANPDLVLRIENDLDLNKPDPATFYRGGVDGYTNYPLIT